The sequence GTCAATTTAGTTTCTTTTAAATTTGCATCTACCCAGGCATCACCACTTCCCACTATTCCAAACAAAGGCTGCCCTGCAGTNACATATTCCCCAACCTGCAACCCTATATTGGTCACCGTNCCGCTGGTAGGAGCAAGAATTTTTGTTCGATCTAGTTCATACTCAGCACGCTCTTTTTCTGCCCAAGCTTCTAAATATTTAGGATGCTGCTCAACTGGTAAATCAGGATCATCACCTAAACGAGCCAAGGCCTGTGATATCCGTTCATCACTTTGCCTCAATAATTTTTCAGCGATCTCCAACTCATGACGAGCATGATCAACAGAAACGGCTGAAACAACCCCTTTATCCAGTAACGACTGCTGCCTGTCGAGCTCTCCTCTTAAGTAAGAAACCTGTTTAAGGGCTACTTCTTTACTGGCAATCTCCTCTCTATACTGGGCTTTTGCGGCTCGAATATCTCGCGAAACAACGGCCACAGCAGCTTTTGTCCGTGCAACAGAAATGAGATACGGGTCATCTTCTATCCGTATGAGAGTGTCGCCACCAACCACCGGTGTATTTTCTCCAACATGCACTTCGCTTAGAGGACCCGAGATCTCCGCGCTGATCAAAATTTTATCTGCTTTGATATACGCGTTGTCCGTAGTTACTATTCGACCTCCTGTTGCATATATATAGCCCCCAACTACGAACACCACAACGGGACCTAAAAGCATCAAAGAAGTCTTTAATAGGAAGAAAATTAATCTCCTGGAGACACCCAGAGCATAACCGATTAATCTCAATATGTTCATACGTTCCCAGCCTTCAACAAATTTTTCTTCACCAGCTGGAGCTGCTCAATTAATTTATCCTGATCGTCTTCAGACAACCCATCCAACGCCTCCCGCCTAACAGTCAGCGCAACCTTCCTCAACTCCGAGAGAATAGGTTTCGCTTTCTCCGTCAAAAATAACCTCCTGGCTCTTTTGTCATTTGGATCCGGCCGACGCTCAACCCAATCGTCGGTACTCAACCGCTCCAATAAACGAGCTAAAGTAATGGGTTTTATTTCTAAAATATCAGCGAGTTCAGATTGCTTTACACCCTCGTTGCGGCTTAGGTGAGCCAAGACCCGCCACTGAGCCCGTGTAAGTCCGATAGCGCGGGCATGATGGTCAAAGCTGATCCGCATCAGCCGAGACACATCATGTATTAAAAAGCCAAAGCTCCGCTTGAGCTCCTCAGGAAATAGCATGAGCCTGAATCCATAAGAAATATTAGGAAGCTCG comes from Rhodospirillaceae bacterium and encodes:
- a CDS encoding MarR family transcriptional regulator, with product MLFPEELKRSFGFLIHDVSRLMRISFDHHARAIGLTRAQWRVLAHLSRNEGVKQSELADILEIKPITLARLLERLSTDDWVERRPDPNDKRARRLFLTEKAKPILSELRKVALTVRREALDGLSEDDQDKLIEQLQLVKKNLLKAGNV